One stretch of Bacillota bacterium DNA includes these proteins:
- a CDS encoding V-type ATP synthase subunit B has protein sequence MLKEYMTIRDITGPLMLVDGVDEVHFDELVEVELPGNVIRRGKVLEAEEGKALVQLFEGTSALDVRRSKVRFLGKVIELGVSDEMLGRVFDGFGHPIDGGPRIIPEERLDINGNPINPFARAYPSEFIQTGISAIDCMNPIVRGQKLPIFSGAGLPHPQMAAQVARQAKVLGTQEKFAVVFAAMGITFEEADYFITDFRKTGAIDRAVLFMNLANDPVIERVATPRMALTTAEYLAFQKGMHVLVILTDMTNYCEALREVSAARKEVPGRRGYPGYMYTDLALIYERAGRIRGKPGSITQMPILTMPEDDKTHPIPDLTGYITEGQVLLSRELHNKGIYPPINVSLSLSRLKDKGIGPGKTREDHAGVLNQLSAAYDRGKEARELAVVLGEAALTPVDKKFLKFAERFEDEFVRQSETEGRTIQQTLDIGWRLMSILPRAELKRVRDEHVEKYMPNTD, from the coding sequence GTGCTTAAGGAATACATGACCATAAGGGACATAACTGGCCCACTGATGCTGGTGGACGGGGTAGATGAAGTCCACTTTGACGAACTGGTGGAGGTAGAGCTCCCGGGGAATGTCATCAGGCGGGGAAAGGTGCTGGAGGCCGAGGAAGGGAAGGCGTTGGTCCAGCTCTTTGAGGGTACCTCTGCGCTGGACGTGCGCAGGAGCAAGGTCCGCTTCCTCGGGAAGGTCATTGAGCTGGGTGTGTCCGATGAAATGCTGGGGCGTGTATTCGATGGCTTTGGGCACCCCATTGACGGGGGCCCGAGGATCATTCCCGAGGAGCGCCTGGACATCAACGGTAACCCCATTAATCCCTTTGCCAGGGCATACCCTTCTGAGTTCATCCAGACAGGGATATCCGCCATCGACTGCATGAACCCCATTGTTCGCGGGCAGAAACTCCCCATCTTCTCCGGCGCTGGGCTTCCCCATCCACAGATGGCCGCTCAGGTTGCCCGGCAGGCCAAGGTGCTCGGCACCCAGGAGAAGTTCGCCGTGGTGTTTGCCGCCATGGGGATCACCTTCGAGGAGGCCGACTACTTCATAACGGACTTCCGGAAGACGGGTGCCATCGACAGGGCTGTCCTGTTCATGAACCTGGCGAACGACCCCGTCATTGAGCGAGTGGCCACACCCAGGATGGCCCTGACCACCGCGGAATACCTGGCTTTTCAGAAGGGCATGCATGTCCTGGTGATCCTAACGGACATGACCAACTACTGCGAGGCGCTCCGGGAGGTCTCCGCTGCCCGCAAGGAGGTGCCCGGTCGCCGCGGCTACCCGGGTTACATGTACACGGACCTGGCACTCATATACGAAAGGGCAGGCAGGATCAGGGGAAAGCCTGGGTCCATCACCCAGATGCCCATCCTCACCATGCCTGAGGATGACAAGACCCACCCCATACCGGACTTAACCGGTTACATCACGGAGGGACAGGTGCTCCTGTCCCGGGAGTTGCATAACAAGGGCATATATCCCCCGATAAACGTCTCCCTTTCCCTCTCTCGTCTGAAGGACAAGGGTATTGGCCCGGGCAAGACCAGGGAGGATCACGCTGGGGTCCTGAACCAGCTGTCAGCCGCGTATGACCGGGGCAAGGAGGCCCGGGAGCTGGCGGTGGTTCTGGGCGAGGCAGCCTTGACACCCGTGGACAAGAAGTTCCTCAAGTTCGCGGAGAGGTTCGAGGATGAGTTCGTCCGGCAGTCAGAGACCGAGGGCAGGACCATACAGCAGACCCTGGACATAGGGTGGCGACTCATGAGCATTCTACCGCGCGCGGAGCTCAAGAGAGTCAGGGACGAGCACGTGGAGAAGTACATGCCCAACACTGATTGA
- a CDS encoding V-type ATP synthase subunit D — protein sequence MQIRVNATRMELLKLKNRLKMARRGHKLLKDKRDELMRLFLEMVKENKTLRERVERDLASFYGDVTMARGAMGGDAFDLALSAPSARLSLETGQRMLMSVAVPRLSFEREGRVHPYGYVSTSGELDTALAVLDDLLPSLLRLAEIEHSVALLAGEIEKTRRRVNALEHVLIPQLGDAVKMITMRLAEMERSNASRLMKIKEIVRSH from the coding sequence ATGCAGATCAGGGTGAATGCCACCCGCATGGAGCTTCTAAAGCTGAAAAACCGCCTCAAGATGGCCCGAAGGGGGCACAAGCTCCTCAAGGACAAGCGAGACGAGCTCATGCGGCTTTTCTTGGAAATGGTCAAGGAGAACAAGACGCTAAGAGAACGGGTAGAGAGGGACCTGGCGTCATTCTACGGAGATGTCACCATGGCCCGGGGGGCCATGGGGGGCGACGCCTTTGACTTGGCGCTCTCCGCTCCCAGTGCCCGGCTGAGCCTGGAGACGGGGCAGCGGATGCTCATGAGTGTGGCGGTACCTCGCCTTTCCTTTGAAAGGGAGGGTCGAGTCCACCCGTACGGCTATGTGTCCACATCGGGCGAACTCGATACCGCCCTAGCTGTCCTGGACGACCTCCTGCCATCACTCCTAAGGCTTGCGGAGATAGAGCACTCCGTTGCCCTTCTTGCTGGTGAGATAGAAAAGACCAGGCGGAGGGTTAACGCACTGGAGCACGTTCTCATACCCCAGCTGGGGGATGCCGTGAAGATGATAACCATGAGACTCGCTGAGATGGAGCGCTCAAATGCCTCACGTCTGATGAAGATCAAGGAGATAGTGAGGAGTCACTGA
- a CDS encoding HutP family protein, whose protein sequence is MTLESIGRIAVRACLDEDEVKNGVAEARRQGYAVVEGRVGSMELGKVVAAIETAAKRESLTTGRYREEHALYHAVLEGLCGVCRGNLALGSILRTVGLRFVVVRGPKGASDEEEGEWIAVALYGSIGAPVRGWEHEAIGLGINHI, encoded by the coding sequence ATGACTCTGGAGAGCATAGGCCGCATAGCAGTCCGGGCATGCCTGGACGAGGATGAGGTGAAGAACGGCGTAGCCGAGGCTCGGAGACAGGGGTATGCGGTGGTCGAGGGAAGGGTGGGCTCAATGGAGCTGGGGAAGGTGGTGGCCGCGATCGAGACCGCCGCCAAACGCGAGTCTCTCACCACAGGGCGCTACCGCGAGGAGCATGCCCTGTATCACGCTGTCCTGGAGGGCCTGTGTGGTGTGTGCCGCGGGAACCTGGCGCTGGGGTCCATACTGCGGACAGTGGGTCTGAGGTTCGTGGTGGTGAGGGGGCCGAAGGGCGCCAGCGACGAGGAAGAGGGGGAGTGGATAGCCGTAGCGCTCTATGGCAGCATAGGCGCCCCCGTGAGGGGCTGGGAGCATGAGGCCATAGGCCTCGGCATAAACCACATTTGA
- a CDS encoding WYL domain-containing transcriptional regulator, with translation MTRIWRLHWLLKSGSCPSMVDLVRDLEVSKRTVERDIEVLRDFFGAPIAFDRKRRGYIYEDPDFCLDSPDMRLTEGEFIAMFVAHRLMGEVSAFPGHDLCRRAMEKLAGLLPSAVPEKAEQIDQIISFGIPALRGDPLSLEETCARISGAIQERRTITVRYYSASARKETTRLIDPYHLRYSQSAWYLVGYCHTRKEVRTFAVDRMSSLGFQEETFEIPEGFSLEAYFGKSWRIERGEPFKARVRFSPQVARYIQERQWHPSQQVKMEEDGCLVASFEVDGWGEFKRWVLGFGGEATVLEPQRLAREIMEEAWRLVNRYGLGPGDACCPGGHCGA, from the coding sequence GTGACCAGGATCTGGCGCCTTCACTGGCTGCTCAAGTCCGGTTCGTGCCCGTCCATGGTGGATCTGGTGAGGGACCTGGAAGTCAGCAAGCGCACTGTAGAAAGGGACATAGAGGTTCTTCGCGACTTCTTTGGGGCACCCATCGCATTTGACCGCAAGAGGCGCGGCTACATCTACGAGGACCCGGACTTCTGCCTGGACTCCCCTGACATGAGGCTCACCGAAGGGGAGTTCATCGCCATGTTCGTCGCGCACAGGCTCATGGGGGAGGTCAGTGCATTTCCCGGGCACGACCTGTGCCGCCGTGCCATGGAGAAACTGGCAGGCCTGCTCCCGTCCGCTGTGCCGGAGAAGGCTGAGCAGATAGACCAGATCATTTCCTTTGGCATCCCAGCGCTGAGAGGAGACCCATTGAGTCTCGAGGAGACGTGCGCCAGGATCAGCGGGGCCATCCAGGAGCGGAGGACCATAACGGTGAGGTACTACTCTGCTTCGGCCCGGAAGGAGACTACCCGGCTGATCGACCCCTATCACCTGCGCTACTCCCAGTCTGCCTGGTACCTGGTGGGCTACTGCCATACCAGGAAAGAGGTAAGGACCTTTGCGGTGGACCGGATGTCCTCCTTGGGCTTCCAAGAGGAGACCTTCGAAATACCGGAGGGGTTCTCCCTGGAGGCCTACTTCGGCAAGTCGTGGAGGATTGAGCGCGGCGAGCCGTTCAAGGCAAGGGTCAGGTTCTCCCCTCAGGTGGCTCGTTACATTCAGGAAAGGCAGTGGCACCCAAGCCAGCAGGTAAAGATGGAGGAAGACGGCTGCCTAGTGGCGTCCTTCGAGGTGGATGGATGGGGGGAGTTCAAGAGATGGGTACTGGGCTTTGGCGGTGAGGCAACGGTGCTAGAGCCCCAGAGACTCGCTCGAGAGATAATGGAGGAAGCCTGGCGCCTAGTCAACCGGTATGGTCTAGGACCGGGAGATGCGTGTTGCCCTGGCGGGCACTGCGGTGCATGA
- a CDS encoding ABC transporter ATP-binding protein has protein sequence MALIELMDIHRVYQIGKVDVHALRGMTISIDSGEFVSIMGPSGSGKSTLLNVIGCLDRPTKGAFNLSGQDVTRLGEGELAGIRNHFFGFVFQSFHLLPNFTARENVELPLVYRGLPYSERLRRTRDSLEAVGLGDRANHRPVELSGGEQQRVAIARALVAEPAVILADEPTGNLDTRTSRELMSIFQNLNRDKGITIIQVTHDPLIAQYGWRVLHMRDGLLEKEEAATVSPWEEIGRQVSSEEQGERL, from the coding sequence ATGGCTCTCATAGAACTCATGGACATTCACCGAGTCTACCAGATCGGGAAGGTAGATGTGCATGCACTGCGCGGCATGACCATCTCCATTGACAGCGGGGAGTTCGTCTCCATCATGGGACCCTCTGGATCGGGCAAGTCCACGTTACTGAACGTTATTGGCTGCCTTGACCGCCCGACCAAGGGAGCCTTCAACCTCTCTGGGCAAGATGTGACTCGCCTGGGCGAAGGTGAGCTGGCCGGTATCCGTAACCACTTCTTCGGTTTCGTGTTCCAGTCCTTCCACCTACTGCCCAACTTCACTGCCAGGGAAAACGTTGAATTGCCCCTGGTCTACCGTGGGCTACCCTACTCGGAGAGGCTGCGCCGCACCCGGGATTCCCTGGAGGCTGTGGGCCTAGGTGATCGCGCTAACCACCGCCCCGTGGAGCTGTCAGGCGGGGAACAACAGCGAGTGGCCATCGCCCGGGCACTGGTGGCAGAACCCGCGGTGATCCTGGCGGATGAACCCACGGGTAACCTTGACACTCGGACCAGCCGGGAGCTAATGTCGATATTCCAGAACCTTAACCGGGACAAGGGGATTACGATCATCCAGGTTACCCACGATCCCTTGATCGCCCAGTATGGGTGGAGGGTCCTTCACATGAGAGACGGGCTTCTTGAGAAGGAGGAGGCAGCTACGGTATCCCCATGGGAGGAAATAGGTAGACAGGTCAGCAGCGAAGAACAGGGGGAGCGTTTATGA